One window of the Anopheles cruzii chromosome 2, idAnoCruzAS_RS32_06, whole genome shotgun sequence genome contains the following:
- the LOC128269433 gene encoding H/ACA ribonucleoprotein complex subunit 2-like protein, which yields MGKIKVEKVEEGEAMDVSVKEEDNYEDKLRNANAISQPMASKKLTKKIHKLIEKASKQKKFLRNGLKDVQVHLRKGETGLVIFAADVTPVEIMCHLPAVCEEKSIPYCYTPSRKDLGKAMGVKRGTVAMMIREHPDYQELYDKLKTELSTLPVPS from the exons ATGGGAAAGATAAAGGTAGAGAAAGTGGAAGAAGGCGAAGCGATGGACGTTTCGGTGAAGGAGGAGGACAATTACGAAGATAAGCTgcggaacgcgaacgcgatCTCCCAACCGATGGCGTCGAAGAAGCTAACCaaaaaaattcacaaactcATCGAGAAAG catcgaaacagaaaaagttcCTCCGTAACGGGCTGAAGGACGTTCAGGTTCACCTTCGCAAGGGAGAAACGGG ATTGGTTATCTTTGCGGCGGATGTAACGCCGGTCGAAATCATGTGCCACCTGCCGGCCGTATGCGAGGAGAAGAGTATTCCCTACTGCTACACACCGAGCCGGAAAGACCTCGGCAAGGCGATGGGAGTGAAGCGTGgcacggtggcgatgatgatccGCGAACATCCCGACTATCAAGAGCTGTACGATAAGCTAAAGACGGAACTGTcgacgcttccggtgccgtcgtAA